The window ACGGGAAAGCTGACCTCGACCGAGGAATTCTGCGGCTCGGCTTCATCCAGATTGATGACGCCCTCGAACCCGCTGAACATGCCGGTGGTGGTCGAAAAGCCCAGGTGGTTGTACTCGAACACGATCTGGCTGTGGCTGGGGTCAAGGTTCCAGACGGTGGTTTCCTGTGCAACGGCGGGCATGGCGAAGGCGGCAAGTGCTGCTGCGGTCGTCAGAGCGAATTTCATGATTATCTTCTTCCTGTTTAGACCAAGGGGCACGCGCCCCGAGGAAATGGTGATCGTTGTATTTGCAACGGTCAATAACAAATTTTCAGCCCCCGCGCCGCAGGAATTCGGTGCCACAGCGCACATCGCCTGTGCGGTGCGCGCGGGAACCCTGCGCGCCCCTGCCGCGCCGCGGGAATCACCTTGCAATCGCAGCAATTGCCGCTATAAGGCCGCATCCTTCCGCAGATTTGCGAAACCGATGCAGCCTCTCGTGGCGGGGCGCGGAAGGCTGGATACCCGCCGTTGAAGCGCATCTTGAGAAGAGAAAGGATCGCCATGCCGCTTTATGAGCATGTGCTGATCGCTCGTCAGGACCTGTCTAACACACAGGCCGAAGGGCTGATCGAACATTTCTCGACCGTGCTGGCCGATAATGGCGGCAAGGTCGTAGAGAACGAATATTGGGGTATCCGTACCCTCGCCTACAAGATCAACAAGAACCGCAAGGGCCACTACGCCTTTCTGCGCACGGACGCACCGTCCGATGCCGTGCATGAAATGGAACGCCTGGCCCGCCTGCATGACGATGTGATGCGCGTGATGACCATCAAGGTCGACACGCACGAGGAAGGCCCCTCGATCCAGATGCAGAAACGTGACGAGCGTGGCGACCGCCGCGAGCGTCGTGACCGGAACTGAGGAGACTGATCCATGGCGAACAAACCGTTTTTCCGCCGTCGCAAGGTCTGCCCGTTCTCGGGTGAGAATGCGCCGAAAATCGACTATAAAGACACGCGGCTGCTGCAGCGTTACATCTCCGAGCGTGGCAAGATCGTGCCCTCGCGGATCACCGCCGTCTCGGCCAAGAAGC is drawn from Paracoccus tegillarcae and contains these coding sequences:
- the rpsF gene encoding 30S ribosomal protein S6, which translates into the protein MPLYEHVLIARQDLSNTQAEGLIEHFSTVLADNGGKVVENEYWGIRTLAYKINKNRKGHYAFLRTDAPSDAVHEMERLARLHDDVMRVMTIKVDTHEEGPSIQMQKRDERGDRRERRDRN
- the rpsR gene encoding 30S ribosomal protein S18 — translated: MANKPFFRRRKVCPFSGENAPKIDYKDTRLLQRYISERGKIVPSRITAVSAKKQRELARAIKRARFLALLPYAVK